Within Vicinamibacteria bacterium, the genomic segment CTACGTGACGATCGAGCCCTGCCTCATGTGCGTGGGCGCCCTCGTGCACGCCCGCGTGTCCACGCTCGTGTACGGCGCAGTCGAACCAAAGGCCGGCGCCATCCGGTCTGTCCTGGATATCGAGAAGCTGCGCCTGAACCACCGGGTCCGAGTCGTCGCGGGCGTGCTCGAGCCGGAATGCCGGCAACTCCTCGTGGACTTCTTCAAGTTCCGCCGCGAACAAGGATAAGATACTCTGTCGCACGCCGACCGAGGCGATCCATAGGTGTCCTCGGGGACGTAGCGAGTCGGCGTCCCACGGCGTTTCGGTCTGGTGCGGCCAACGCAGCGTAATGACTCGCCAGCAGTAAGAAGGGCGTCGGGGGTTCGAGATATGACCTCTCGGCGCGAAAAAGGAGAGGTGCGAGAGTGGTTGAATCGGGCGGTCTCGAAAACCGCTGTGCCCTACCGGGTACCGTGGGTTCGAATCCCACCCTCTCCGCCAGCCAGAGCAAGTGAGGCCATGGACCCTGAGTACGGGAACCTCGAGCGACCCACTCATCGGGGGCGCGCCGGGGCTGGGGCGAGAGGGGCCGGCACCGCCCCTTTTGCTCAAAGACGGAGAGATGCGAGAGTGGTTGAATCGGCGTGACTGGAAATCACGTGTAGCGGTGACCCCGCTACCGAGGGTTCGAATCCCTCTCTCTCCGCCATTTCAGTAGGTTGCGAGGACGGGCGCCGAGGTCCGGAGTCGGTCGCTGCTACCATTTTGGGCCTTTTTGCTACCACTTCCTTCCCGTCGAGGCGATCCACCGCCTCCGGAGCCCGCTTCCTGAGCCACCGGCCGTAGGTCCCAACCGTCAGCTCGATGCTCGCCTGGCCGAGCTGCTCCTGTACGTAGGCAGAGGGCCGGTGCAGGAGATTGCACAGGATCCGGAGAGAGTCGTCCGGCGGAAGGTCTTGAACCTGACCGCCAAGGCGCTACCCAAGCCCTTTCGGGAGGCGTTCGAGTTGGGCCGCACCTTGACGCGGTTTGGCCGCTAGGGCAGTAGCAGAGATTCTGGCGTACTCAACGAGGCCTCAACGTCACGCGGCGTGCATTCTCGTTTGTTAGCGGCGGTGAGAAACCGCGGAAATCTGACGGGTCTGCCGGTACTAAAATAGTGGGCATTGACGTAGAGCTGCTGAGTCCACGTCTTCACGACTTTTCTCTACGACTTTTGCGCAGGCTTCGGCCACCGCACCACCAGATTCCCAAGAGACCGCGGTAGGGGGCGGCTCGGCGCCAGAATGACCGCCCCATTCGGGTCATGTTCGACCTTCCACACGAGGCTCTGGCAGACGGAGGAGCGGACACCGGCCTCTTTGAGCCAGGGGGCTTCCCCGACGAGGACTCGGCTCGTGACTTCCCGATTGAGCGCTGCCTCCGTAGCGGCTGCGTAGCCTAAGATGAGCGAGGGTAACGCCTCCCGCGCCGAGGTGTTCCAAGGGTGAATCCCAAGGGTCTCGACGACAGAATCCAGGTCGAGGGTGCAGGGATCCCTCTGGGCCCGAAGCTGGAGGATCGCGCGCCGCATCAGATCCGAATAGCTCGCGAGCCAGATCCTGGAGAATGGGGCCACAAATGCCCCTGCGAAATGGCACCAAAGACCGGCCTCCGCATCTTCCGTCCCCTTGACATGTGCCGACGCGGACTGGAGCTCGCCCTGGAGTGAAGCCAGAAAGGAGCGTCCATAGTCATGGGCCGCCAGCCGAGCGCCCCACCCGTCCGACGCAGGTGCGAGCCGTCTTAGGACCGCGAGGAGGTTTGAGTCGATCGCGATCGCGAGGAATTGGCCGATGACTAGGGGATGATCTCGATAGGCCGAGTTGAGCTTCCATCCAGCCTCCAGCGCACGGTCGACCCCGGCCGCATCTCCCCTTCGGCTCTTGTCGAGGGCATCGAGGCGAAGCACGTCCACAAGCTGCCGGAAGCGCAAGCTAAAAGGGAAGGATGGGTCGAGCACGCCAGGTGTCTCCCTCGCCCACACGATCTCGCCGCTCCCCAGAATCTCCGCTTCGAGCAACTCGATGGCAGTGGAGTTGCGCTTCAGGAAGGCGTCAAGCTCCGGAGGGAGCTCTTTGATCGGGCCACCATCCGTCCGAGAGATCTGGGAAGAAACGAATTGCAAGAGATCTGACTCGTACAACGAATCGAGAGCTCTGGGCTGACGGTTCTTCTTTCGCGATTCCGATGAAAGACCAAGCTCGAAGCCCAAGACGCGCGCCTTGGCTTCGATAGCCAAGGCCAAGGAGTTCGCGTCGGTCCTGGGATGTTGCCTCTCGAATTCCTCCATCGAGAGTCCCGCCTCCGCCCACCCGCGGCGCGCGCGACCTTCCTGATAGGCCGCGACAAGATTCCCAACCCCGAGCCAGAGAAGGATGGCAAGGACCGCGAGACCGAGCGTCCGGAGCACCCATTTCCTCATTGCATTCTCAAACCAAATTCTATCCTCCGGCGCTCGCGAGAAGGGACACCGTGCTGCGTGTTGCAGCGGTGAGCAACCGCGGAATCTGACGGGTTCGCCGGCAGTGGTCGGATAAGGTCGTGGCGTCGCCAGGCAGCTGGTCCGGCCACGGCTCTACCTGTGCCGGGGCATCCCTTTCTCGGGCGTGTGACGACAAAGGAGGCACACGGTCGTGGGCAGTCGTGCACCTACGGGCGGGCCCAATTTGGGCCTATCGCTCGGAAGTCATTGCTAGCGCGGGATGAACGGCGGGGCCCAGCGCAAATCCGCGTCGCCGAGGCCCGTGGCACTCACGACACCCTTGGAGAAGGGCGCCTCGTTCCGAATAAGTCGATGAGCAGGCTTCAACGCCTTTATGAAGGTCTACCGCTCTCTGCAGAAGCATCGGTCTATCGGCTTCGTACGATCCAGGGCCGAATGGGTCGAACCTAGCTGGGCGGCCTGAGGTGGATGACCAGGTGCGGGAAGGGCTCGGAGAGAACCTCGATCCTCGCCACCAGCTCGGCGTAGCCTATCAGCTTGTAGTGCTCCTGCGGCCAGAGGATCAGTCCGCGGAACGGCCGTCCCTCGGCGAGCCAGCGGTTCGCGATGCCCTCCATGTCGTGGTCGTTGCTGATGAGGACACGGTTCTCTCGCGCGGCGCGCTCGAAGTGCACAGCGTCCGCGGTTCCTTGGGGGTAGAGATCCATCGCGCGAACGAGGTCCCAGCCGCGCCCACGAAGGGCAAAGATCAGAGGACCGTGGACGTCTGCGTCGGTATAGAGGGGGAAACGACCGGCCACTACCGGTTGAGCGACTCAGCCCAGGACTTATCCGCGGCTAGCTCGGCGTCGATCTCTTCGCGGTTGTCGTAGTAGTACGCCAGCGCGGCGTGGATCTGCGCGGGAGTTAGGTCGGGATACGCCTCGCGGATCTTCTCGTGGTTGGCCCCGTCCTTGTGGAGGAAGACCACGTTGTTGACGCGGATCCGCGTCCCGTCAATACAGGCCTTGCCGCCGCACACGCCGGGTGTCTTCGTCACGTGTGGATAGCAGACGCTCGTCTTCGCCGTGGGCATGACACCCCAATTCTACCTCGCCTTGACTGTTGCCCCAAACAGGCTCGCCCTTCGGCTAGGGCAACGGGGAGGGGATCAAGAACCCTCTCCAGAATCCCGTGGGAATCGGTTCCGCGCCTCGCCTGCGCGTTGGATAGGCTGGGTCCGACCTGAGGTGCGTGTTTGGTGTCACTCGCCCGCCAGAACGCGCCTCCTTCGCTTTCGCTCGGCACCGATCGACGACGACGCTCCAGTTCGTCTAAAGGGCGAGGCAATGGGTACGGACCGGAAGTCGTTCGTTTTCCTTTCGATTCACTGCTACCACCCGCTACCACGAGGCTCGACGAGACGCGGCCTCAACCGATGTCCTGTCAGAAGTCGGCCTCATCGTCACCGCAGCTTAGGCTGGGTGGGATCGAGTAAGGTGTCAGCGGTTCTGGACTGGAAATCACGTGTAGCGGTGACCCCGCTACCGAGGGTTCGAATCCCTCTCTCTCCGCCACCACTATCCTGTAGCACTTGACCTAACAGTCAGTTACATCCCTTCGCTTGGGGCAAGCCGCTTACTCCTCCCACACTCTGAAGGCTATGCGGCCGCCGCCCAGGAACGCCGCGCGCTGCCGCGAACGTGCTCTCGGGTGGTGGGGAGGGCGAATCGCCGGGCTCTGGGCAACGCCTGCAGCGGCCGTGCTACCCTTCCGCCTTCCCCTATGGTGCCAATCGGAGTGCCCCCAACAGACTCGTCTCCTGCGCACGAGGCCGGGGGTCGGAAGACGCACGTGGCGCTGCTTCTCACGGTCGTGGCCAGCGTCCTGATGGGCTTCCGGGCGGGCGTCTCCTATCCAGCTCCCGGCGTGGACGCTTCCTACGCGCTCGCCCTCAACTATGCGGCCGTGCATAACGAGCATTGGGGCCAGGAGTTCATTTCCGATCGTGGACCGTATGGTTGGCTGCTCTATCCAGTAAACGTTGGCGACGTCGCCCGCTCTTGGTTCCTCGTCCAAGCCCTGTTTGTCGTGATGGTAGGCCTGGTGGCGGTCGCTTATGCGTGGTCCGGCCCCGGTTCCACAGCCAAGAGGGTCTTGATGGGGCTACTTCTGACCTACACCGTTCACGTTGCTTACTGGGAGGAGTGGCGGTGGTTCGGCCTGTTCCTCCTTCTTTACCTCCTGGCCCTGCACCGCAACGACCGCGCCGGACTCATCGCGCTTGGCCTCGCGAGCGCCCTTGGAGGCTTTTTTCTGCTCATGAAGCTGACAATCGGCCCCGCTGCGCTCCTCGCGCTGGGTGTGGGCTGTCTGCTCCCGAGGAGGGCCTCCGCGTTCCTACCTCGCCTTCTGGTGGCGAGTGGTTGCGCGACCTTCGGCTTGATCGTCGGCTGGGTGGGCTACTACGGGTCGACCTCCGGCCTTGCGACGTACTTGGCTGTGAGCTTGTCCATGGCCGGAGGGTATTCCTCGGCGGCCAGCCTCGCCATCGAGGGGTGGCAGGTTGCGGTCGCCTCCTTTCTTGTGTTCTTCCTTCTCCTCTCCGCTTGGGCAGTCTACGTAGGCCATAGACGCGCACAGCTCTCGCTTCTTAGCTGCGCAGGGCCTTTGTTTGTGGCGTGGAAGCACTCCGTGGTTCGCCAGGATGTCCACGGGAGAGTCCTTGTGCTGTTCGGTCTATTGATCGTCGCCGTGCTTGTCACGGACTCAATGGCTGCCGAACGCAGGTGGCGCGCGGCGCCATTCCTTGCCGCGGCCGTCGGGTCGTTGGTGGTGGCTTGGTTTCATCTCTCCGTTGCCGATGGCCCCCCCGAGCACACTCTCGTGAATGCGCTAGCGGAGCCACTTCGCCTCCCCGGTGTCCGGGGCATAGGGGCCCTTGCTCAGTTCTCACAGTACCGCGCAGACCTTGCTCAGCTCTCGAAGAGAGCGCTCGAGCCCCTGGTGGTGCCCCCGGGCGAACGAAAGGCTCTCGCTGACTCATCGGTGGACGTGTATCCGTGGGAGGTGGGCTACGTGGCGGCGAACCAGCTCAATTGGGCCAATCGCCCCTCCCCGGCGTCTCACAGCGCCCACAGCGCGATCTTGGAC encodes:
- a CDS encoding DUF433 domain-containing protein — its product is MPTAKTSVCYPHVTKTPGVCGGKACIDGTRIRVNNVVFLHKDGANHEKIREAYPDLTPAQIHAALAYYYDNREEIDAELAADKSWAESLNR
- a CDS encoding DUF5615 family PIN-like protein, which translates into the protein MAGRFPLYTDADVHGPLIFALRGRGWDLVRAMDLYPQGTADAVHFERAARENRVLISNDHDMEGIANRWLAEGRPFRGLILWPQEHYKLIGYAELVARIEVLSEPFPHLVIHLRPPS
- a CDS encoding deaminase produces the protein YVTIEPCLMCVGALVHARVSTLVYGAVEPKAGAIRSVLDIEKLRLNHRVRVVAGVLEPECRQLLVDFFKFRREQG